The Bacillota bacterium LX-D genomic sequence AAATCTCACTTTTTGATTTAGGTAATATAGGTTTGACACAAGTAATACCAGAACCAGATTTACCTGAATGTTCCCAAAGAGAGATTTTAGCTATGGAAAAAGAAATGCTAGGCTTTTATTTAAGTGGACATCCTTTAGACGAATATAAAGCTATTTTACCACGTTTGAATCGACATTCCATTGAATCTCTAGCTGAATTAGATGAAGGCGCTAGTGTAAAACTAGCAGGTATAATAACAAACATAAAACGCTCCGTAACTAAGCGAGGAGAAACCATGGCTTATTTTACACTGGAGGATACTGGCGGAACAGTTCAGGTGTTGGTTTTTCCCAAAAATTATCAAAGAATGATGTCTTTACTTGTACCTGACCAAGTCATTATGTTAACAGGTAGATTAAATAGTAGCGAGGAAGAAATAAAAGTTTTTGCTGAGGAAATTATGGTTTTACCTAAGGGTGACTTTAAATACAAAGCATTGGAGATTTATATTCAAGAGGCAAGCTCTGAAGCTTTAGAAAGAATAAAACAAATTTTAGTGCAAAACCCTGGTGAAACACCTGTAAGTATTTATTTCCCAAGAAAGAAGAGAAAGCTTAAATTACATAAAGAATTATGGATAAATCCCACACTAGAATTGCAGGATAATTTAGAAAAAGTCTGTGGCTCAGATGCTATCCGGTTAATAATCTAAACTTATTTTTATAATAAAAATATAATTAAACAAACGGCAGGAATATTATGTGCGGGGTTGAATTTTTATTAAAGCTTAATTGGAAATTCTAAACACTGTAGAGGATGATTTATTTGCGTATTGCAATATACCCAGGGACATTTGACCCTGTTACAAATGGACATTTAGATATTTTACAAAGATCGGCCGCAATATTTGACCAAATTATTATTGCTGTTGCAGAGGATAATTATAAAAAAAACTTATTTTCAACGGAAGAAAGATTATATTTATTGGAAGAGGTGGTTAAAGATATTCCTAATGTTAAGGTAGAAAAATTTTCTGGTCTTTTAATGAAATATGTAAGAACTAAAGGTGCTTGTGCAGTAGTTCGAGGTTTAAGAGCTGTATCCGATTTTGAATACGAGTTTCAATTATCTATGATGAATAAAAAATTAAATGAACATGTTGAAACAATTTTTCTAACAACCTCAAGTGAATATTCATTTATTAGTTCAAGTATGATTAAACAGGTTGCATCTTTAGGTGGTTGTGTCAAAGGATTGGTTCCTAACCTTGTTGAGCAGGCGCTAAAACAAAAGTACAAGAAAAAATATAGAGGATAGATTAAAACTCTTATTTTTGGGTATTATATTTTGCAACGCGAGGTGAAAGGATTGGATGAGCGTAACTGGGCTAGCGAGTATATAGTTGTTAGGGCTGAAGAAAATGGGGTAACAATGATTGGACTTACTAGGGGAAAGGATACAAAATTCCATCATTCGGAAAAATTGGATAAGGGAGAGGTAATTATTGCTCAATTTACTGAGCATACCTCTGCTATAAAGATTCGTGGTAAAGCAAAAATTTACACCAAGCATGGTGAAATTGACGCAGGTTAAAAATCTTTATAAATTTAAGAGCTTTACTAAAGGGGGACAAAGTTATGTGGACAGTAGTTTACATAGCCTCTAATCGTCAAATAGCAGAAAAACTTAAAGATACTCTAACTAATGAAGGTTTATTAGCAACCGTAAAAGCTGTAGGATCTCCACAAGTTGGTGATGCAGGAGCTTTTGAAATACTTGTACCAGAATCTGAAGCAGAAGAAGCAAATGAAATCATAAGTCAAGTTCTCGCTAGCTGAGGAGGCTAATCTATGAAACGTATTGGAATTCTTACTAGTGGCGGCGATGCACCAGGGATGAATGCAGCTATCCGCGCTGTAACAAGGGCAGCTATTTATCATGGTATGGAGGTAGTAGGAGTATTAAGGGGTTATGCGGGACTAATCTATGGGGAATTTAAAGATTTAAAAATTAGTTCAGTTGGGAGCATTATTCAGCGAGGTGGAACCATTTTACTGACAGCTCGTTCTGAAGAGTTTAAGACTTCTGAAGGTTGTAGTCAAGCAGTTAAAATGTTAGAGCACAAAGGCATCGAAGCATTGGTTGTTATAGGTGGGGATGGCTCATTTCGGGGTGCATCTACTTTGCATGAGAGAGGTGTCAAGGTAGTAGGACTTCCAGGCACAATTGATAATGATATTCCCTGTACAGATTATACAATTGGTTTTGATACAGCTGTTAATACAGTGGTTGAGGCAATCAATAAGCTTCGCGATACGGCAACTTCCCACGAACGAATTTTTGTTGTTGAAGTAATGGGTAGAAATTCAGGTCAAATTGCCTTGGCTGCGGGTATAGCTAGTGGTGCTGAATCAATTTTAATTCCAGAATATGAGCCAAACTACACAGAAGTTAGTGAAAGACTGCTTCGCGGCAGGAACCGGGGCAAGCTGCACAGCATTATTTTAGTTGCGGAAGGTGTAGGCGGAGCAATTAAGGTTAGCGAAGAAATCGAAGAGCGGACGGGTTTAGCTACAAAAGTATCGATTTTAGGCCATATTCAAAGAGGAGGTACACCTACGGCATTTGACCGGATTTTAGCCAGCCGTATGGGTGCCAAAGCAGTGGAACTGCTCTTAGAAGGCAGCTCTAACCAAATGATAGGTATAGAACAGAATAAAATAGTTAATTATGATATTAGTTGGGCATTAAAGCAGAAAAAAGAAATAGATTTAGAAATGTATCAACTAGCTGGTATTCTAGCAATTTAAGGGAGTGAAATAGAATGCGGCATACTAAAATCGTATGTACAATAGGACCGGCAAGTGAAAGCATTGAGGTTTTAAAAAAAATGTTACACGCTGGTATGAATGTCGCACGTCTTAATTTTTCTCATGGAAATCATCAAGAGCATGAAGCTAGAGTGAGAGCAATTAGGCAGGCTGCTGAAGAAGCTAAAAAAAATGTCGGTATTTTATTAGATACAAAGGGACCCGAGATTCGCATTGGGGAATTTTCCCAGGAAAAAATATTTTTACGTGAAGGACAGGAGTTTACTTTAACAACCAAAGAAGTAATAGGTACTGAACAAATAGTAAGCATTAGCTATTTAGGATTAACCGATGATGTAAAAACTGGAGATACTATTCTAATCAACGATGGTATCATTGGTTTAAGTGTCCTAGAAACAACTAAAGACTCAATCCGTTGCAGGGTTTTAAACGATGGAGAATTGTCAGCTCGAAAGGGAGTTAATGTGCCAGGAGTGCAGGTGAATTTGCCGGCTGTAACTGATAAAGACCTGGAAGATATACATTTTGGGATTAAGCATAAGTTTGATTTTATTGCCCCATCTTTTATCCGTACAGCAGGGGATGTTTTAGAAATTAGGCGTATTTTAGAAGAAGCAGGCTCAGATATGCAAATTATAGCTAAAATAGAAAGTAGGTCTGCTGTTAATAACATTGATGAAATTTTACAGGTAGCAGATGGCATAATGATTGCCCGGGGGGATTTAGGTGTAGAAATTCCGGCGGAAGAGGTACCTTTAGTACAAAAAAGCATTATTGCTAAATGTAATTTAATTGGTAAGCCGGTTATAACTGCAACTCAGATGTTGGATTCCATGATTAGAAACCCACGACCAACTAGGGCTGAGGCCAACGATGTT encodes the following:
- the pfkA gene encoding 6-phosphofructokinase — its product is MKRIGILTSGGDAPGMNAAIRAVTRAAIYHGMEVVGVLRGYAGLIYGEFKDLKISSVGSIIQRGGTILLTARSEEFKTSEGCSQAVKMLEHKGIEALVVIGGDGSFRGASTLHERGVKVVGLPGTIDNDIPCTDYTIGFDTAVNTVVEAINKLRDTATSHERIFVVEVMGRNSGQIALAAGIASGAESILIPEYEPNYTEVSERLLRGRNRGKLHSIILVAEGVGGAIKVSEEIEERTGLATKVSILGHIQRGGTPTAFDRILASRMGAKAVELLLEGSSNQMIGIEQNKIVNYDISWALKQKKEIDLEMYQLAGILAI
- the mtrB gene encoding trp RNA-binding attenuation protein MtrB, whose amino-acid sequence is MDERNWASEYIVVRAEENGVTMIGLTRGKDTKFHHSEKLDKGEVIIAQFTEHTSAIKIRGKAKIYTKHGEIDAG
- a CDS encoding glutamate decarboxylase; translated protein: MWTVVYIASNRQIAEKLKDTLTNEGLLATVKAVGSPQVGDAGAFEILVPESEAEEANEIISQVLAS
- the coaD gene encoding pantetheine-phosphate adenylyltransferase, coding for MRIAIYPGTFDPVTNGHLDILQRSAAIFDQIIIAVAEDNYKKNLFSTEERLYLLEEVVKDIPNVKVEKFSGLLMKYVRTKGACAVVRGLRAVSDFEYEFQLSMMNKKLNEHVETIFLTTSSEYSFISSSMIKQVASLGGCVKGLVPNLVEQALKQKYKKKYRG
- the pyk gene encoding pyruvate kinase, whose product is MRHTKIVCTIGPASESIEVLKKMLHAGMNVARLNFSHGNHQEHEARVRAIRQAAEEAKKNVGILLDTKGPEIRIGEFSQEKIFLREGQEFTLTTKEVIGTEQIVSISYLGLTDDVKTGDTILINDGIIGLSVLETTKDSIRCRVLNDGELSARKGVNVPGVQVNLPAVTDKDLEDIHFGIKHKFDFIAPSFIRTAGDVLEIRRILEEAGSDMQIIAKIESRSAVNNIDEILQVADGIMIARGDLGVEIPAEEVPLVQKSIIAKCNLIGKPVITATQMLDSMIRNPRPTRAEANDVANAILDGTDAVMLSGESANGKYPVEAVQTMERIAERTEEALDYGKIHKKYAPNMQKTVTDSIGHATVHIAWELGAAAIITPTTSGSTARMVAKYRPEVPVIAATHNLSIMRKLTLVWGVVPILVPETDGTDEMISTAVNEAVKSKNIATGDLVVVTSGIPAGITGTTNLLKVHVVGEAIVKGQGIGRKIASGKVQICRSAKEAIAKINIGDVLVTGSTDKEYVSAMEKAAAVITEAGGLSSHAAIVGLELGIPVIVGAQGAMRLLEEGLIITIDSASGLIYKGITKVLQ